A region of the Hylaeus volcanicus isolate JK05 chromosome 5, UHH_iyHylVolc1.0_haploid, whole genome shotgun sequence genome:
CTTTCTTGTTCTTAAGAAGCCTGCGGTatgaaattcaacaaaaattatttcattgtatgGTCACGACAAAAGGAAAGTGCAGGCATAAAACACGTCTAACGATATCTATATGCAAGTTCGTCTAATCTAAACGTATTTTTACTGTTCTCGGACATcgaatagaatagaaataaatattttaatcggtTGTGTACTTACCTATtgcgaacaaattttttatttcgtttctttaatcACATACCTTCCAATCGCGAGTATCTTTAATGACGCCCGAAATGACGGCACGATCACCATCCTCGAATTCTTCAACGTTTCGCACAAAATATCGAACTCGTCGTTACAGAACAATATAGCTCGGCCCTATCGCGCGTTCAAGGTCGCCTACGATTCGAATGTTCGATCTGCATTGATCCGCGATCTAACACGTGCTACGCAATTGTGCACGTTACATAACATATTCGTCGCGTAATATTACATAGAATCGACGCGGAATAAATACACCGCAACGCGACGACTACGGagcagcgtttcccaaactgTATTCGGTGAAAAATCgtgattaaattaatgtttaaatcGTTCGAAAGTCGAAGTAAAAGAATTTGGGAAACGCTGGTGGTAAAGTATTCATTTTCACGGCGTAGATTTTCGCGATACGACAACGAGACAGAGGGCACTTACGAGCATAAAGTCAACGTACCTGGCAACTGAGTCGTGGCTGAAGGCGTAGACGTGGTCCGTTGCAACCGATACTGGGCAGAAGGATTGGGTGCGCCAGGATTAGGACCAGGTGGAAATTGGCTAGCTGTGGGGGACGTAGGTGGGGGAAAGGTTTCCGCCGGAAACGGTGACTGCCGGGCAGACGCTGGCGTTCCTGGCGATGGCATCGATCTCTGCTGCTGCTGTAATTGTTGCTGCGCGGTGGGCTGTTGTTGCGATCTCACCTGGTTAACGTTGAACAGTCTCGGGGTATTACCATAGTTGCccttataataaaaaaaaaataaaaaaataaaaaaatatgaaaaaaatcacgCATTCGCATTaacagatataaataatagtgTAAATTATGTCCGCgacgttaaccctttcgctcatcattttttaaacagtttgACAACAGCTATTGGTTAAGCTACATTTGGCATAGTAATTTATAAGCCAACATGGGTCACCACGGGCGAAAAggttaaagaagaaatacacGGTACTCCGAGAGCCACCGGTGCACCCTTCTGGTTGATTGAACGAAAGTAaagcttaaaaataaaaatgaaactacgCGACAGGCATTtaggacaccttgtataattAAACGTCTCTTGAAACGTACTTGCGTCACTCGTGGCGACAGCGGCTGCGGATGAGAGAACGACAAAATACCAGCGGGAGAATGCGGCGAGAGTCGCGCTGCGGCAGACACTTGTTGACCACtgttgaaattattgtttacaatGGGGCTAGAAATAAAAGCGCCGGCGTTACGTAACTGCCCGTGGGCAATTAATAGCGCTAGTTCGAATTGCTTACTGTTGTGGTAACGTTGACGGATGGGAGTACGAGTGAGCGAGTCGGTGACCGGAAGGCATCTGGACGGATCCCCCATAACCTGGAGAAACTTGTGAATCTGGGACACTCGACCGCTGAAACGGGGGAACTTGTTAATATTAAACCTTTTCGAACGGCACAACGCGACGACAAAACTATCGGTTGTACGACTTACCTGTAACGACACATTTGGAGCAACGGTGTTGTTGAGAAGATTATCGATATTATGAATGCCGGTTGTAATTTGGTCCGTAGCTGTAGCGTTGGAAGGAATGAGTaattgctgctgctgctgttgctgcagCAGCCTCTGTTTtaattgttgttgttgctgttgctgtatCAATTTCGTCCGTTGCTGTTGGAGCTGTATTTGCTGCTGCTGCGTGAACTGAGTGGTGGCCTGCCGGACGCCCGGTTGCGCGTTAAACCTCATCCTAGGCTGTTGCTGGTACATGGGTGGAGGCTGGTAACTATGGCTCGTCGTTACAGGTGTAGTTCCCAACTGAAATCGCATAGgtcgtaaatattaattagacgAACAAGTAGCGCCGCGCGAGGCACGTACGGCGGTAACAGTCGTAGACTGCTAACGGGACTAGTGTACCGCGATTGTTGCGCCGTCGTTATAAGAAAGTGTGGAAAGGTGTTAACTTACCGCGGTAGAATAAGCTGGAGGCGTGCCAGGAATTGTTATGGTGGAAGACGTTGGATTTACGGCAGTCTCGCACAACATCAACGACTTCTGTATCGCGTTAATCGCCATTTTCTCGTTCATGACATTGTTCTGTGGTGCTTCAATTACGTCTAGGAGATTTGCTATCGCAGACGACtctattgaataaaaattattgtgtCCATGACGATACTACTTTCGCTGTCACGGGTAATAGATCTTTACTCGTTCCACGAATGTGTTAACTTATTACTCACAAATGTCTCGGAAAGCTTTGTTAGAGAAAGTAACAATCGCGGGCTTTGCGATTATGCTGTGACAGCGAAAGTACAAAGCTACAGTCTTAAAGCGTATTTATTAGGGAGTAATTGCAAGATAAACACATGTCAGGAATCGATTATTGAACGTAAACGTTAACCGTGATACCTGTGATAGCCTCGTCCGGCACGAATTCGATCACTTGATCCAAAATGTCCGAAAGGTCAGGATCCGACGACTGGTTGTCCCAACTACTGGGATCGGTACTCGTTTGATGATACTCCCCGCTGCTTGTGAATTCCGAATCCATCTGACCCATCTGGGGCCTTTGTTGCTGTAAACACGAAACAattgtaaatcaatttttctgtcGCCTCAGAATATGTACTTTGGCTACCGAAGAACTTACATGACTTAGCATATGACTGAGGTAGGTATTGGTTGTTTGACGAGGTAGTTGTCTCGACTGACTTTGGAGAGGAGTACGCGCGGAAGTTGCCGTTGTCGTAATCGTGTTGTTACCACCAACGGATTGCATGCTGCCACCCGTCCAgggttgctgttgctgctgctgctgctgctgctgctgttgttgttgttgctgctgctgctgctgttgagACTGTTGCTGCTGCGATTGTTGCTGCGACTTGAACCCTATGCGGAGCAGCTTATCCTGTGTAACAGACAGAGACAAAGAATTATTCCACGTTGCGAATTTTCAAGACAACTGGTAACAAAGCGCAACCACGCGATTAGGTTACCTGTGGCGTTGCCGATATCACAGACGCAGGTACTGGTGGGATAGTAGTGGGCTGGGGCGGCTGTTTAGCTAACAACGAAGCCAGCATTTTGTTCTTCTCCCAGAGCTTGCTCGTCGCATTGGTGGATGTACCGGAGGAGGAGACTTGATGCGAACCGTCCATGGTCCGTTTCACAGCTATGTTCAAATCGCCGTCCTCGCCCGGTCTCTTTTGCCCGACCTGAGTTGATCCACCGTGTCCAACGTTCTCGCCCGACTGGGAGGGAGACGGCGTGGTGTTCCGAAATCCAAGACTCCGCAAGAGAGGATCTTCTTCTCGAGACTGTGACTTGCGCTGTTcacaacattttattataaatacctcCATGAATAAATATCTCTTCGTTAAAGAGAATCGTTGCATCAATGATCGCTTACCTGTTGCTCTTGTACTTTCCTCTCGTCGTTTTGGTCTTTCAAAAGCTGTTGCAGGAGTTCGTTCCTCTTCTTCAAACCAGCGCGCgcctcttcgtcttcgtcgtcgttttTCTCGTTCAATAACTTTAAACAACGAAGGAGGAAATTAGTACACCGCCGGGTGACGCGCTCGTGGTCGCAACACTACTCCGGGATGGAAATTGCAAACAGCCATTCACTTTCGAAGCTCGATTGCAAACTTTACAATAAGATTTTCAAAGGTACCGCGGATGAAAGTCAAGttgtaaagaatatttcgGCTGGTCGCATTCTCTTCGGATGCGGGCGGGAAGGGATGATGGGAAAGGGGTTGAAGCTGTTGGAATAAATTGAACCAGGGTTTCTCAAACACTTTGTTGTATCAACTTGGATATAGCATTCGCTATATACTtcaacacgttgatcgcccatgacagtgcttttcactcaAGACAAAATTCATTCTGTACTTTAAGTATCAAGGAcagtaaatgaaattcataaacTTCGATGAAGTTAAGCaaacaaataatacataaatgtttgatcacgtagtttccaatagtctgaaaagaaaacttaacggtattagtctggcagtcaacgtgcgAATGGGTTCTAGAGTACCTTACCTGCTCGACGAGAAACACTAGAGGTACTCTATCCTAGGTTACCTAGAGAGGTTAATCTAATTCCACCGTAAAGAGTCCACCGAACGTGGAGGTTTGAGAAAGCCTGTGTCAACCTGGCCATGGTACCGGTCCGGTACCGTGTGTGCATGCGGTAAAGATCAGCGCGTTTACCTGCAACAGCATATTATTTTCACGCGTAGATTTCGAATGCTCCATGCTCGGTTTGGGCATGTTGCTAGGACTCGTTCGCACTTTATTGTTATGCTCCGGGTGAAAATCGTCCTCGTCTTGCTGGTTCAACAAGATCTTTAATATCCTATGTTTATTCTGGCTCTCGGTATCGTTATTCGTATTGTCCTGACTGTCCTCACTAGCACTAGCCCCCTTGGTCAACAAGTTTCTGAGCCTGCCGGACTCGGTGGACACAACACTGTTCTGAGTCTCGACAACGTTCGCCGTGGACGGGCCGGTCTTGCCCGTCCCGGGGTTGCCGGGCACGTTGGCCGCGTTGTTTCTCCCGTTGTTCGGATCCATCGGCGACTGGTTGGCGGCGGGGCATCCGGTCTTCCCTTCGTCCTGTCGTTTGGGCGTCAAACCGGCGGCACCGTTCGCGCTAACGCTACTTGCGGCGCTGTTCGTCAAGGAGGACGTCTGTGATTCCTGAAGCGGACTGAAGGGGAACGAATTACTGAAGGTGTGAGCCGCGTTGCCTGAGGTCGGGCTGAACGCGCGCATGGGACTGCAGTGAGGCGCCACCGCCGAATTAGAGGAGTACGTTCCCTGGGGACTCGGAGATGCCGGGGCTGGCTGGGAAGGTGGTCGTGAGTTTGGTGGCCCGCTCGCTCTCGACTCGGGCCTATCTGCCCACCCGCTGCTACTATCCAAGTCCCATGTGGAACTGGGGAAGAGCTCGAATTCCAAGTCCATGTTCCCCGAAAAGTGGTTGAACGGATTACTGGTACTTAGCGACGGCAGGGGGTTGCAAGACTCGGCCGCGCTAAATACTATCGAgttcgacgacgacgaggtaGCCGCGGCACCGTGTGACGACGTGCCCGCCAACCCCCGGCCACTGATACCGCCCACTTGACCGTTCAGATGTGCCACGGGCATCAGCGGGCCACCCACGTTATTCTTATTGttaccattattattattactattattcgCACAACGGTTACTAGAGTGTCCTGAGCACACTTTGTTGTTGGAAAGCTGACCACCCTCGATAGGCGTTAAGTCATTGTCCCTATCATGGACAAGAAACAAAACAACACATGTAGTTGCCAGTTACTATTAaacacttattttttttttgtttttttttttgtcagtTTTAGTTTAAACACTAAGCATCGATAGATATCGGGTCGTTTCCGTGCGATCCTTGCGTATCCTTCCGTGACTTATACTAGAGGAAACATCGTTGGGACGTCCAGCCTTCCTTCGGTAATCGCCGTATTTGCTTTACCGATAACGCTCCCAGACGGTTATCTCCCGAAAGCGTTACGCATCTTTCTTACGTTCTATTCCAAAGTCTAAGGTACGGACAAAGCATTGCTCGGTCGGTGACTAAGGGCTACGGTCATCCCTGCTTCGGGTACACGCGAGATTAGGTAGAGTAGTTCCTATCTACGCATCGATGAATCGGTGACAACCACTGAAGGGTCGCGTAAGCGCGTGCTCCATCCGAAACGCGATTACTTCTCTTTATAGAAGATAATTGGAAAGGTCTACTTATTCTACGATTTCTatgttaatcctttgcactcgaggtaTTTTTTTGTCTGGAATCTACCAGCACCTAgagatgctttcttaacagtttatttaccgatatttataggctttttaattgcagtagttagctattcgaatttatttactgtatcgacggttgtctacttacaatggatcagtgtttggaaacagactagGCTTTCGATGTACCCAGTAACGGTATGGAGGAATTGTTGTCAggctagattggcatatgttactgtagaaaattcttttcttaattaaagactgtttctaaatagctcGGTAGATAAAGCGttaacattctattgccatgagtTCTAACctatcgagatttgagaaCAAGGTCACCTTTAACTGACCGatgatcattttattgacacttaggtcttcaaagaaattaaacctaaagaaacattaggtattgcgGATACCTAATGttgtatcatttattattgtcTGAGAGAAATGAAAGGACGTACCCCTATCTACAGTCActcccataaatattctttccctctatgtctatcgaagaagtttgactaaataaaataatagtttcgatgttaccaaatgaatttttcattataaatacgtatacgAATAAGCGTATACgtgcatatatatttatatatacatcaacatatttgtacaaacatacacatttagaaacatcaaacctaccattcaatctaaagaaatttattcaatatacaCAGATGGGACGCGTATCTACGGGACTGTATACCTCATAATTCTTGGTAAGCTACTTCTCAGTTTCTAAAATACGATAATCttctaaaataaagataatctTCAAACTACATTACTCGAACCCTCTTCGACAGACGCAAATCTGCGTAAAGACTGAATAGAGAGTCTGAATGGACGTCCACTGGTTTGTTTTAGCTCTGTTCCGCGTACGTTCGCATAAAGATCTCGTAGTTAAATACGCAAGGACCGGTGAAACGACCTAACACTATTTCTAGTTGCTATGCATCCCGGTGAACAGTGCTGGCGGCGTTGTGCTTCGTCATTTCTCCAGATAACGCGATCGCAATGAGTAACTTCGGTGAAGAAAACAAAAGGCAATCGGACGATTCGAGTCGGCGAAAAATGCTCGACAGTCCGAGGCGGAAGCAGACAGACGTTCTCGATACTCCCGCGCACT
Encoded here:
- the LOC128877508 gene encoding putative uncharacterized protein DDB_G0291608 isoform X12 codes for the protein MEEKQQRVSKYESMQICSALLPSNSDRLESGDVSSESSDIGPCVMCVARRIPPNEKPIGSSIEQFTVKLDTTGKIVAVDVSWLSPPYSKYLTKVRDLIGTTIKDLCHPLDLSKLTAHLNDTLQVGQSTSGVYRLRVSPDKFLNIQTKSKLFKANVMNTHDTDFIMATNSIIGDNDLTPIEGGQLSNNKVCSGHSSNRCANNSNNNNGNNKNNVGGPLMPVAHLNGQVGGISGRGLAGTSSHGAAATSSSSNSIVFSAAESCNPLPSLSTSNPFNHFSGNMDLEFELFPSSTWDLDSSSGWADRPESRASGPPNSRPPSQPAPASPSPQGTYSSNSAVAPHCSPMRAFSPTSGNAAHTFSNSFPFSPLQESQTSSLTNSAASSVSANGAAGLTPKRQDEGKTGCPAANQSPMDPNNGRNNAANVPGNPGTGKTGPSTANVVETQNSVVSTESGRLRNLLTKGASASEDSQDNTNNDTESQNKHRILKILLNQQDEDDFHPEHNNKVRTSPSNMPKPSMEHSKSTRENNMLLQLLNEKNDDEDEEARAGLKKRNELLQQLLKDQNDERKVQEQQRKSQSREEDPLLRSLGFRNTTPSPSQSGENVGHGGSTQVGQKRPGEDGDLNIAVKRTMDGSHQVSSSGTSTNATSKLWEKNKMLASLLAKQPPQPTTIPPVPASVISATPQDKLLRIGFKSQQQSQQQQSQQQQQQQQQQQQQQQQQQQQQPWTGGSMQSVGGNNTITTTATSARTPLQSQSRQLPRQTTNTYLSHMLSHQQRPQMGQMDSEFTSSGEYHQTSTDPSSWDNQSSDPDLSDILDQVIEFVPDEAITESSAIANLLDVIEAPQNNVMNEKMAINAIQKSLMLCETAVNPTSSTITIPGTPPAYSTALGTTPVTTSHSYQPPPMYQQQPRMRFNAQPGVRQATTQFTQQQQIQLQQQRTKLIQQQQQQQLKQRLLQQQQQQQLLIPSNATATDQITTGIHNIDNLLNNTVAPNVSLQRSSVPDSQVSPGYGGSVQMPSGHRLAHSYSHPSTLPQHPIVNNNFNSGQQVSAAARLSPHSPAGILSFSHPQPLSPRVTQGNYGNTPRLFNVNQVRSQQQPTAQQQLQQQQRSMPSPGTPASARQSPFPAETFPPPTSPTASQFPPGPNPGAPNPSAQYRLQRTTSTPSATTQLPGGLGSPRHYGGVSKEQPLLSPSHPHSGCPATPTHNQHNVTNTQQHFSNQQHSSMIYHTTANTINTADMQNNQFCYDRTSVPLYSSGPGDTQDARPLPPGNPVNHQMGGNASSTSEFVRQELRAIVGARTQQQQQQRVPNNIQNNLSGQVSQDDLDALGLTFEMSSAGEAVVSDGPAKSWAIGSAGSAPSSSRTSMEEVARGDPKVNQSSLLQKLLSE
- the LOC128877508 gene encoding nuclear receptor coactivator 2-like isoform X6 — encoded protein: MSIAAAENAGPSPCELQDPLWVKMSAITGSITKKRKKSDSKSQSQINKCLNEKRRRNLESHFIDEIAELVSATDMSSGKTDKCQILQRAVDRMQHITQQKGSNSHAVQQGEVSSSNRNILSSDQVGSVLLEALDGFLFVVNTEGRVECVSDNITQYINYTRDDVLGKDIYNIIHHGDHNTFMPSLLPMSLGWTSEPQPQAKNRTFNCRFLVKPPDDKEETMEEKQQRVSKYESMQICSALLPSNSDRLESGDVSSESSDIGPCVMCVARRIPPNEKPIGSSIEQFTVKLDTTGKIVAVDVSWLSPPYSKYLTKVRDLIGTTIKDLCHPLDLSKLTAHLNDTLQVGQSTSGVYRLRVSPDKFLNIQTKSKLFKANVMNTHDTDFIMATNSIIGDNDLTPIEGGQLSNNKVCSGHSSNRCANNSNNNNGNNKNNVGGPLMPVAHLNGQVGGISGRGLAGTSSHGAAATSSSSNSIVFSAAESCNPLPSLSTSNPFNHFSGNMDLEFELFPSSTWDLDSSSGWADRPESRASGPPNSRPPSQPAPASPSPQGTYSSNSAVAPHCSPMRAFSPTSGNAAHTFSNSFPFSPLQESQTSSLTNSAASSVSANGAAGLTPKRQDEGKTGCPAANQSPMDPNNGRNNAANVPGNPGTGKTGPSTANVVETQNSVVSTESGRLRNLLTKGASASEDSQDNTNNDTESQNKHRILKILLNQQDEDDFHPEHNNKVRTSPSNMPKPSMEHSKSTRENNMLLQLLNEKNDDEDEEARAGLKKRNELLQQLLKDQNDERKVQEQQRKSQSREEDPLLRSLGFRNTTPSPSQSGENVGHGGSTQVGQKRPGEDGDLNIAVKRTMDGSHQVSSSGTSTNATSKLWEKNKMLASLLAKQPPQPTTIPPVPASVISATPQDKLLRIGFKSQQQSQQQQSQQQQQQQQQQQQQQQQQQQQQPWTGGSMQSVGGNNTITTTATSARTPLQSQSRQLPRQTTNTYLSHMLSHQQRPQMGQMDSEFTSSGEYHQTSTDPSSWDNQSSDPDLSDILDQVIEFVPDEAITESSAIANLLDVIEAPQNNVMNEKMAINAIQKSLMLCETAVNPTSSTITIPGTPPAYSTALGTTPVTTSHSYQPPPMYQQQPRMRFNAQPGVRQATTQFTQQQQIQLQQQRTKLIQQQQQQQLKQRLLQQQQQQQLLIPSNATATDQITTGIHNIDNLLNNTVAPNVSLQRSSVPDSQVSPGYGGSVQMPSGHRLAHSYSHPSTLPQHPIVNNNFNSGQQVSAAARLSPHSPAGILSFSHPQPLSPRVTQVRSQQQPTAQQQLQQQQRSMPSPGTPASARQSPFPAETFPPPTSPTASQFPPGPNPGAPNPSAQYRLQRTTSTPSATTQLPGGLGSPRHYGGVSKEQPLLSPSHPHSGCPATPTHNQHNVTNTQQHFSNQQHSSMIYHTTANTINTADMQNNQFCYDRTSVPLYSSGPGDTQDARPLPPGNPVNHQMGGNASSTSEFVRQELRAIVGARTQQQQQQRVPNNIQNNLSGQVSQDDLDALGLTFEMSSAGEAVVSDGPAKSWAIGSAGSAPSSSRTSMEEVARGDPKVNQSSLLQKLLSE
- the LOC128877508 gene encoding nuclear receptor coactivator 2-like isoform X3 gives rise to the protein MHLGERPSPCELQDPLWVKMSAITGSITKKRKKSDSKSQSQINKCLNEKRRRNLESHFIDEIAELVSATDMSSGKTDKCQILQRAVDRMQHITQQKGSNSHAVQQGEVSSSNRNILSSDQVGSVLLEALDGFLFVVNTEGRVECVSDNITQYINYTRDDVLGKDIYNIIHHGDHNTFMPSLLPMSLGWTSEPQPQAKNRTFNCRFLVKPPDDKEETMEEKQQRVSKYESMQICSALLPSNSDRLESGDVSSESSDIGPCVMCVARRIPPNEKPIGSSIEQFTVKLDTTGKIVAVDVSWLSPPYSKYLTKVRDLIGTTIKDLCHPLDLSKLTAHLNDTLQVGQSTSGVYRLRVSPDKFLNIQTKSKLFKANVMNTHDTDFIMATNSIIGDNDLTPIEGGQLSNNKVCSGHSSNRCANNSNNNNGNNKNNVGGPLMPVAHLNGQVGGISGRGLAGTSSHGAAATSSSSNSIVFSAAESCNPLPSLSTSNPFNHFSGNMDLEFELFPSSTWDLDSSSGWADRPESRASGPPNSRPPSQPAPASPSPQGTYSSNSAVAPHCSPMRAFSPTSGNAAHTFSNSFPFSPLQESQTSSLTNSAASSVSANGAAGLTPKRQDEGKTGCPAANQSPMDPNNGRNNAANVPGNPGTGKTGPSTANVVETQNSVVSTESGRLRNLLTKGASASEDSQDNTNNDTESQNKHRILKILLNQQDEDDFHPEHNNKVRTSPSNMPKPSMEHSKSTRENNMLLQLLNEKNDDEDEEARAGLKKRNELLQQLLKDQNDERKVQEQQRKSQSREEDPLLRSLGFRNTTPSPSQSGENVGHGGSTQVGQKRPGEDGDLNIAVKRTMDGSHQVSSSGTSTNATSKLWEKNKMLASLLAKQPPQPTTIPPVPASVISATPQDKLLRIGFKSQQQSQQQQSQQQQQQQQQQQQQQQQQQQQQPWTGGSMQSVGGNNTITTTATSARTPLQSQSRQLPRQTTNTYLSHMLSHQQRPQMGQMDSEFTSSGEYHQTSTDPSSWDNQSSDPDLSDILDQVIEFVPDEAITESSAIANLLDVIEAPQNNVMNEKMAINAIQKSLMLCETAVNPTSSTITIPGTPPAYSTALGTTPVTTSHSYQPPPMYQQQPRMRFNAQPGVRQATTQFTQQQQIQLQQQRTKLIQQQQQQQLKQRLLQQQQQQQLLIPSNATATDQITTGIHNIDNLLNNTVAPNVSLQRSSVPDSQVSPGYGGSVQMPSGHRLAHSYSHPSTLPQHPIVNNNFNSGQQVSAAARLSPHSPAGILSFSHPQPLSPRVTQGNYGNTPRLFNVNQVRSQQQPTAQQQLQQQQRSMPSPGTPASARQSPFPAETFPPPTSPTASQFPPGPNPGAPNPSAQYRLQRTTSTPSATTQLPGGLGSPRHYGGVSKEQPLLSPSHPHSGCPATPTHNQHNVTNTQQHFSNQQHSSMIYHTTANTINTADMQNNQFCYDRTSVPLYSSGPGDTQDARPLPPGNPVNHQMGGNASSTSEFVRQELRAIVGARTQQQQQQRVPNNIQNNLSGQVSQDDLDALGLTFEMSSAGEAVVSDGPAKSWAIGSAGSAPSSSRTSMEEVARGDPKVNQSSLLQKLLSE
- the LOC128877508 gene encoding nuclear receptor coactivator 2-like isoform X5, whose protein sequence is MSIAAAENAGPSPCELQDPLWVKMSAITGSITKKRKKSDSKSQSQINKCLNEKRRRNLESHFIDEIAELVSATDMSSGKTDKCQILQRAVDRMQHITQQKGSNSHAVQQGEVSSSNRNILSSDQVGSVLLEALDGFLFVVNTEGRVECVSDNITQYINYTRDDVLGKDIYNIIHHGDHNTFMPSLLPMSLGWTSEPQPQAKNRTFNCRFLVKPPDDKEETMEEKQQRVSKYESMQICSALLPSNSDRLESGDVSSESSDIGPCVMCVARRIPPNEKPIGSSIEQFTVKLDTTGKIVAVDVSWLSPPYSKYLTKVRDLIGTTIKDLCHPLDLSKLTAHLNDTLQVGQSTSGVYRLRVSPDKFLNIQTKSKLFKANVMNTHDTDFIMATNSIIGDNDLTPIEGGQLSNNKVCSGHSSNRCANNSNNNNGNNKNNVGGPLMPVAHLNGQVGGISGRGLAGTSSHGAAATSSSSNSIVFSAAESCNPLPSLSTSNPFNHFSGNMDLEFELFPSSTWDLDSSSGWADRPESRASGPPNSRPPSQPAPASPSPQGTYSSNSAVAPHCSPMRAFSPTSGNAAHTFSNSFPFSPLQESQTSSLTNSAASSVSANGAAGLTPKRQDEGKTGCPAANQSPMDPNNGRNNAANVPGNPGTGKTGPSTANVVETQNSVVSTESGRLRNLLTKGASASEDSQDNTNNDTESQNKHRILKILLNQQDEDDFHPEHNNKVRTSPSNMPKPSMEHSKSTRENNMLLQLLNEKNDDEDEEARAGLKKRNELLQQLLKDQNDERKVQEQQRKSQSREEDPLLRSLGFRNTTPSPSQSGENVGHGGSTQVGQKRPGEDGDLNIAVKRTMDGSHQVSSSGTSTNATSKLWEKNKMLASLLAKQPPQPTTIPPVPASVISATPQDKLLRIGFKSQQQSQQQQSQQQQQQQQQQQQQQQQQQQQQPWTGGSMQSVGGNNTITTTATSARTPLQSQSRQLPRQTTNTYLSHMLSHQQRPQMGQMDSEFTSSGEYHQTSTDPSSWDNQSSDPDLSDILDQVIEFVPDEAITESSAIANLLDVIEAPQNNVMNEKMAINAIQKSLMLCETAVNPTSSTITIPGTPPAYSTALGTTPVTTSHSYQPPPMYQQQPRMRFNAQPGVRQATTQFTQQQQIQLQQQRTKLIQQQQQQQLKQRLLQQQQQQQLLIPSNATATDQITTGIHNIDNLLNNTVAPNVSLQRSSVPDSQVSPGYGGSVQMPSGHRLAHSYSHPSTLPQHGQQVSAAARLSPHSPAGILSFSHPQPLSPRVTQGNYGNTPRLFNVNQVRSQQQPTAQQQLQQQQRSMPSPGTPASARQSPFPAETFPPPTSPTASQFPPGPNPGAPNPSAQYRLQRTTSTPSATTQLPGGLGSPRHYGGVSKEQPLLSPSHPHSGCPATPTHNQHNVTNTQQHFSNQQHSSMIYHTTANTINTADMQNNQFCYDRTSVPLYSSGPGDTQDARPLPPGNPVNHQMGGNASSTSEFVRQELRAIVGARTQQQQQQRVPNNIQNNLSGQVSQDDLDALGLTFEMSSAGEAVVSDGPAKSWAIGSAGSAPSSSRTSMEEVARGDPKVNQSSLLQKLLSE
- the LOC128877508 gene encoding nuclear receptor coactivator 2-like isoform X9 — translated: MSIAAAENAGPSPCELQDPLWVKMSAITGSITKKRKKSDSKSQSQINKCLNEKRRRNLESHFIDEIAELVSATDMSSGKTDKCQILQRAVDRMQHITQQKGSNSHAVQQGEVSSSNRNILSSDQVGSVLLEALDGFLFVVNTEGRVECVSDNITQYINYTRDDVLGKDIYNIIHHGDHNTFMPSLLPMSLGWTSEPQPQAKNRTFNCRFLVKPPDDKEETMEEKQQRVSKYESMQICSALLPSNSDRLESGDVSSESSDIGPCVMCVARRIPPNEKPIGSSIEQFTVKLDTTGKIVAVDVSWLSPPYSKYLTKVRDLIGTTIKDLCHPLDLSKLTAHLNDTLQVGQSTSGVYRLRVSPDKFLNIQTKSKLFKANVMNTHDTDFIMATNSIIGDNDLTPIEGGQLSNNKVCSGHSSNRCANNSNNNNGNNKNNVGGPLMPVAHLNGQVGGISGRGLAGTSSHGAAATSSSSNSIVFSAAESCNPLPSLSTSNPFNHFSGNMDLEFELFPSSTWDLDSSSGWADRPESRASGPPNSRPPSQPAPASPSPQGTYSSNSAVAPHCSPMRAFSPTSGNAAHTFSNSFPFSPLQESQTSSLTNSAASSVSANGAAGLTPKRQDEGKTGCPAANQSPMDPNNGRNNAANVPGNPGTGKTGPSTANVVETQNSVVSTESGRLRNLLTKGASASEDSQDNTNNDTESQNKHRILKILLNQQDEDDFHPEHNNKVRTSPSNMPKPSMEHSKSTRENNMLLQLLNEKNDDEDEEARAGLKKRNELLQQLLKDQNDERKVQEQQRKSQSREEDPLLRSLGFRNTTPSPSQSGENVGHGGSTQVGQKRPGEDGDLNIAVKRTMDGSHQVSSSGTSTNATSKLWEKNKMLASLLAKQPPQPTTIPPVPASVISATPQDKLLRIGFKSQQQSQQQQSQQQQQQQQQQQQQQQQQQQQQPWTGGSMQSVGGNNTITTTATSARTPLQSQSRQLPRQTTNTYLSHMLSHQQRPQMGQMDSEFTSSGEYHQTSTDPSSWDNQSSDPDLSDILDQVIEFVPDEAITESSAIANLLDVIEAPQNNVMNEKMAINAIQKSLMLCETAVNPTSSTITIPGTPPAYSTALGTTPVTTSHSYQPPPMYQQQPRMRFNAQPGVRQATTQFTQQQQIQLQQQRTKLIQQQQQQQLKQRLLQQQQQQQLLIPSNATATDQITTGIHNIDNLLNNTVAPNVSLQRSSVPDSQVSPGYGGSVQMPSGHRLAHSYSHPSTLPQHPIVNNNFNSGQQVSAAARLSPHSPAGILSFSHPQPLSPRVTQGNYGNTPRLFNVNQVRSQQQPTAQQQLQQQQRSMPSPGTPASARQSPFPAETFPPPTSPTASQFPPGPNPGAPNPSAQYRLQRTTSTPSATTQLPGNASSTSEFVRQELRAIVGARTQQQQQQRVPNNIQNNLSGQVSQDDLDALGLTFEMSSAGEAVVSDGPAKSWAIGSAGSAPSSSRTSMEEVARGDPKVNQSSLLQKLLSE